From a single Stackebrandtia endophytica genomic region:
- a CDS encoding putative bifunctional diguanylate cyclase/phosphodiesterase: MRQVSERRLGHYAAWVITAILTVWAVLITYAVYQVSPGYPSWPILALTLVFWLGALVFPIELEFKRGALAVTAGEIPFILALFYLPPFWVIVTRVAAGLLVHGYRWATRKLKVIKSAYNIVSSAVSVATAGLIVHTIGLGEATDVTTWLVLLLAAVVSLLITQLLLVLVITVTQGVSGLDGLSSNMLSVLIISVINAVLGILVLIAVNATTWAILPLIVVAILFFGAYRGYSNLTHQRRALTDLNEFTQSVAQAVQSNRLIDIMTHRLRDMMNAEAATVWVPKDKRFPELLLTAYTDTEGLLDTTPVPKELLQAVMTSGEPMLVTAKTGAIEHRRLLKAHKVTDTMLVPLRSGGVTYGCLSVANRLGGGLSRFGFQELRYLETLAAHAGVAVENSRLVDRLRFDAYHDALTELPNRRRTMAVLEESISITVPGEIVAVMLFDVDGMREINDSIGHASGDRLIVEVGRRLKEAAPAAAHVGRIDGDEFAVVLRLPDAQAAVDLAGQIRAALQQPCVLGSLNVDIDSAVGIAIHPESGDNADALLQRADVATQTAKNVSSAIKVYNAGLESTSVRRLGLATDLRRAFDSAELHVHYQPKISLGKRELVGVECLARWRHPTHGEVPPDDFVPVAEHTGQLGRLTEFVLREGLRQLRDWEDQGFKLGAAVNLSPRTLIDSDFPNQVGDLLTEYGIEPPRLTLEITEDGMVGGGKTPETLRRLRELGVRLSVDDFGTGYSSLSYLRRLPAQEIKIDRSFVQGMATDEGDHAIVRAIVDLARHFRMKVVAEGVESEMTLSMLTEIGCDIAQGFYFSRPLPPDRFAAWMSAQGSPGSASHRSTRLRAV; the protein is encoded by the coding sequence GTGCGCCAGGTAAGCGAACGCCGACTTGGCCACTACGCCGCGTGGGTGATCACCGCCATCCTCACTGTTTGGGCGGTACTGATCACCTATGCGGTCTACCAAGTGTCGCCCGGATATCCATCTTGGCCGATACTCGCACTGACGCTGGTGTTCTGGCTCGGTGCTCTTGTCTTCCCGATTGAACTCGAGTTCAAACGTGGCGCCTTGGCGGTCACCGCCGGTGAAATTCCCTTCATCCTCGCGCTGTTCTACCTACCGCCTTTCTGGGTGATCGTCACCCGCGTCGCCGCCGGTCTGCTGGTGCACGGCTATCGCTGGGCGACCAGAAAACTCAAGGTCATCAAGTCCGCGTACAACATCGTCAGCTCGGCCGTCTCGGTCGCCACGGCCGGCCTGATCGTCCACACCATCGGGTTGGGCGAGGCCACCGACGTCACCACCTGGCTGGTTCTGCTCCTGGCCGCGGTGGTCTCCCTGCTGATCACCCAACTGCTGCTGGTCCTGGTCATCACGGTCACTCAGGGGGTGTCGGGGCTCGACGGGCTCAGCTCGAACATGCTCTCGGTCCTGATCATCAGCGTCATCAACGCGGTTCTGGGCATCCTGGTGCTCATCGCCGTCAACGCGACCACCTGGGCGATCCTCCCGTTGATCGTCGTGGCGATCCTGTTCTTCGGCGCCTACCGGGGCTACTCGAATCTGACGCACCAGCGACGGGCGCTCACCGACCTCAACGAGTTCACCCAATCGGTCGCCCAGGCCGTGCAGAGCAACCGGCTGATCGACATCATGACCCACCGGCTCCGCGACATGATGAACGCCGAGGCCGCGACCGTCTGGGTGCCCAAGGACAAGCGGTTCCCGGAGCTGCTGTTGACCGCCTACACCGACACCGAGGGCCTGCTGGACACCACACCGGTGCCCAAGGAACTCCTCCAGGCCGTCATGACCAGTGGTGAGCCGATGCTGGTGACCGCCAAGACCGGTGCGATCGAGCATCGACGGCTGTTGAAGGCGCACAAGGTCACCGACACGATGCTGGTGCCGTTGCGTTCCGGCGGCGTCACCTACGGCTGTCTCTCGGTGGCCAACCGGCTCGGCGGCGGGCTCAGCCGATTCGGGTTTCAGGAGCTGCGTTATCTGGAGACACTGGCGGCCCACGCCGGTGTCGCGGTGGAGAACTCCCGCCTAGTTGATCGCCTGCGGTTCGACGCCTACCACGACGCGTTGACCGAACTACCCAACCGGCGTCGCACCATGGCCGTGTTGGAGGAGTCGATTTCGATCACGGTTCCCGGTGAGATCGTCGCGGTCATGTTGTTCGACGTCGACGGGATGCGCGAGATCAACGACTCGATCGGTCACGCATCCGGGGACCGTCTCATCGTCGAGGTGGGGCGTCGGCTGAAGGAGGCGGCGCCGGCCGCGGCTCACGTCGGGCGCATCGACGGCGACGAGTTTGCCGTGGTGTTGCGGCTTCCCGACGCACAGGCCGCCGTCGACCTGGCCGGTCAGATCCGCGCCGCGTTGCAACAACCGTGCGTGCTCGGGTCACTCAACGTGGACATCGACTCCGCCGTCGGCATCGCGATCCACCCGGAATCGGGGGACAACGCCGACGCGCTGCTGCAGCGGGCGGACGTCGCCACGCAGACGGCCAAGAACGTCTCCAGCGCCATCAAGGTCTACAACGCCGGACTCGAATCGACCAGTGTCCGCCGGCTGGGTTTGGCGACCGATCTGCGTCGTGCCTTCGACAGCGCCGAACTGCACGTCCACTATCAACCGAAGATCTCGCTGGGTAAACGTGAGCTGGTCGGCGTGGAGTGCCTGGCGCGGTGGCGGCACCCCACGCACGGTGAGGTCCCGCCCGACGACTTCGTACCGGTCGCCGAGCACACCGGTCAACTCGGCAGGCTCACCGAGTTCGTGCTTCGGGAAGGGCTGCGACAACTTCGCGATTGGGAGGACCAGGGGTTCAAACTGGGCGCGGCCGTGAATCTGTCGCCGAGGACCCTGATCGACAGCGACTTTCCCAATCAGGTCGGTGACCTGTTGACCGAGTACGGCATCGAACCGCCGCGATTGACCTTGGAGATCACCGAGGACGGCATGGTCGGTGGCGGCAAGACCCCCGAGACCCTGCGGCGGCTTCGCGAATTGGGTGTCCGGTTGTCGGTGGACGATTTCGGCACCGGCTATTCGTCACTGTCCTACCTGCGCCGGCTGCCCGCACAGGAGATCAAGATCGACCGGTCCTTCGTGCAGGGCATGGCCACCGATGAGGGTGACCACGCGATAGTTCGGGCCATCGTCGACCTGGCGCGGCACTTCCGAATGAAGGTCGTTGCCGAGGGCGTCGAAAGCGAGATGACCCTGTCGATGCTGACCGAGATCGGTTGCGACATAGCGCAGGGCTTCTACTTCTCCCGCCCGCTGCCGCCCGACCGATTCGCGGCATGGATGTCGGCACAGGGGTCACCGGGCTCGGCGAGCCACCGTTCGACCAGGCTGCGAGCGGTGTGA
- a CDS encoding M23 family metallopeptidase, translated as MNTVRDRKSGHRPRHRAPLLHRGRHRAPIQIPLAPQGRYAVVVGAAVLSAGAVALGSAAALPSEPVSDPAVATEIEPRGVPVLTHQAPATYAGTDAGDRGGRTGDRAASPVTVQPAESTWRLPLDRIELTSLFGLRWGVPHQGIDFAAPEGAPVYAAQSGTVVASGWNGGFGKLVILDHGDGVLTYYAHNSVLRVAPGDHVAAGDHIADVGNTGNSFGPHSHFELHVDGEPVNPIDYLVGVGIDLTGAARALLAAVEPCSS; from the coding sequence GTGAACACGGTTCGAGATCGCAAATCCGGGCATCGCCCACGGCACCGGGCGCCACTGCTTCACCGAGGCCGCCACCGCGCGCCGATCCAGATTCCGTTGGCCCCGCAGGGCCGCTACGCCGTCGTCGTCGGCGCGGCCGTCCTCAGCGCCGGAGCCGTCGCGCTCGGCTCGGCGGCGGCACTGCCGTCGGAGCCGGTGAGCGACCCCGCCGTCGCGACCGAGATCGAGCCCCGAGGCGTTCCCGTTCTCACCCACCAGGCTCCCGCCACCTACGCCGGAACCGACGCCGGAGACCGGGGCGGTCGTACCGGTGACCGAGCCGCCAGCCCGGTCACCGTGCAGCCGGCCGAGTCGACCTGGCGACTGCCACTGGACCGCATCGAGCTGACCTCACTGTTCGGGCTGCGCTGGGGTGTGCCGCATCAGGGCATCGACTTCGCCGCCCCCGAGGGGGCCCCGGTGTACGCCGCGCAGTCGGGGACCGTCGTCGCCTCCGGGTGGAACGGCGGTTTCGGCAAGCTCGTCATCCTCGACCACGGGGACGGAGTGCTCACCTATTACGCCCACAACTCGGTGCTGCGGGTCGCCCCCGGCGATCACGTGGCGGCCGGAGACCACATCGCCGACGTCGGCAACACCGGCAACTCGTTCGGGCCGCACAGTCACTTCGAGCTGCACGTCGACGGCGAACCGGTCAACCCGATCGACTACCTGGTCGGCGTCGGCATAGACCTCACCGGCGCGGCGCGGGCACTCTTAGCAGCCGTCGAACCTTGTTCGTCGTGA
- a CDS encoding NmrA family NAD(P)-binding protein, which yields MNTSQQILVTGATGQQGGAVAATLLRDGWSVRALTRDAGRPAARALAEAGAQVVEGDFDDPASLARAVNGVYGVFSVHSGSYDGSPDGYDADHEICSAQHLAEAAAAAGVRHLVHSSSVGVDRPELAAVMAMLRTKGEAERRIRTTGVSVTFLRPASFMENLLGGVRGLTGGALVNPQPPEFPEPLIAVTDIAAVAALAFAEPDQHRDKAYDLAGDAVTQPEIAATISETVGREVPFRRIPIEEIRAVSEDTATALEAMSRLDLAVDIEAVRTMHPGLLTFREWAERHREALLAAVDA from the coding sequence ATGAACACTTCACAGCAGATTCTGGTCACCGGAGCCACCGGCCAACAGGGAGGTGCGGTCGCCGCCACCCTGTTGCGCGACGGCTGGTCGGTTCGCGCGCTGACCCGCGACGCCGGTCGCCCGGCGGCCCGCGCGTTGGCCGAGGCCGGAGCCCAGGTGGTCGAAGGCGACTTCGACGACCCCGCCAGCCTCGCCCGTGCCGTCAACGGCGTCTACGGCGTCTTCAGTGTCCATTCGGGAAGCTACGACGGCAGTCCGGACGGATACGACGCCGACCACGAGATCTGCAGTGCGCAACACCTGGCCGAGGCCGCCGCCGCGGCGGGAGTCCGCCACCTCGTCCACTCCTCGTCCGTCGGTGTCGACCGTCCCGAGCTCGCCGCGGTGATGGCCATGTTGCGAACCAAGGGCGAGGCGGAGCGACGCATCCGGACGACGGGCGTCTCGGTGACCTTCCTGCGTCCCGCCTCGTTCATGGAGAACCTGTTGGGCGGAGTCCGAGGTCTTACCGGTGGCGCGCTGGTCAACCCGCAGCCGCCCGAGTTTCCCGAACCGCTCATCGCCGTCACCGACATCGCCGCAGTCGCGGCACTGGCGTTCGCCGAGCCGGATCAACACCGTGACAAGGCCTACGACCTCGCCGGCGACGCCGTCACCCAGCCCGAGATCGCCGCGACCATCTCCGAGACGGTAGGCCGAGAGGTCCCGTTCCGCCGGATTCCGATCGAGGAGATCCGCGCCGTCAGCGAGGACACCGCCACTGCGCTGGAAGCGATGTCCCGCCTCGACCTCGCGGTCGACATCGAGGCCGTCCGCACCATGCACCCCGGACTGTTGACGTTCAGGGAGTGGGCGGAACGCCATCGTGAGGCCTTGTTGGCCGCCGTGGACGCCTAA
- a CDS encoding FAS1-like dehydratase domain-containing protein — MLNQGYVGRELPATDPVEVTVESVTAFAAALGQSGDGIPSTYLISLTLPAADVLIDDPDFGLDFSRVLHREQRFQHHRPLKVGDRVSCRVTVDGIKVVAGNELLSLRTEVVDAVASPVATVWTTLFIAAEESATVGADK; from the coding sequence GTGCTGAACCAGGGTTACGTCGGGCGGGAACTGCCCGCGACCGATCCGGTTGAGGTCACCGTGGAGTCGGTGACCGCTTTCGCCGCTGCGCTCGGTCAGTCCGGTGACGGGATTCCGTCGACGTATTTGATCTCGTTGACGCTCCCGGCCGCCGACGTACTCATCGACGACCCTGATTTCGGGCTCGACTTCAGCCGAGTTCTGCATCGCGAACAGCGGTTTCAACATCACCGCCCACTCAAGGTGGGCGACCGGGTGAGCTGCCGGGTGACCGTCGACGGCATCAAGGTCGTCGCCGGAAACGAGCTGTTGAGTCTGCGCACCGAGGTCGTCGACGCCGTCGCGTCCCCGGTCGCGACGGTATGGACGACCCTGTTCATCGCCGCCGAGGAGTCCGCGACGGTGGGAGCCGACAAGTGA
- a CDS encoding VWA domain-containing protein yields the protein MRRIRFKPLGGHALRYLTVTATVSVCLAVPGLATAAVPVIERVPAPTPDTSVITVKTGGDRTGPGTDGVAGLAGVTLALFDDEDASDPIGEDWAECVSDGDGDCSFVVPVTGADSGNLGRRFWVRQLAAPSGWVMNPQLRVGPGSGSNSIAADYQFETPPLVADETYYSTSDFMYSTSNSLLTSSLGIWQQTRANPPLPARCGIDVAVVLDLSASVGGQLPNLKRTADTLTDALTGTPSRMAVFSFSADSPSVGTQNHPEPLSVSTEADAAEFKAQYADWPLGAGTNWDQALWRVADADPVYDVAIVITDGNPTRYSTDPVAGDGSRTHFRDVEAGVFSANALKAEGTPIVAMGVGTGVSGVTGLNLAAISGPEKYDGTNVTTADYYQESSYKAAGQALRELVARQCEGTLSVIKQIVPSGNSGDDVSDSENAGAGWEFTGTSPQDIGGLPSTQTTTDDGTGSVNFDLTYPAGVTSAEVTVAEAQQDGHTLVTPDGANAVCTDLVTGAPVAIVNGGTTERPSFTVNVDSGAAISCLVYNRPLEAAEVTVDKVWLVDDTEYRHGDQPAGLDATLTLTGPGEAPASTQPWGTTRDGFTSGETTTVDERVEITDDTCRFVSSAVTEADGRPIDEALPYTATLSEGDNHYTVTNRIECGAQLTLVKQLDRGTGTADPTDWTLRAEGPQSISGTSGGATVTDVWVPVGEYRLSESDGPRGYRAGEWECSAANGTVPSPNDTVGLERGDRVECVITNVHVDDSGDGDGGPDGLPVTGDSVVLVAATGLLGAGLIAAGMVAILRLRRWNG from the coding sequence ATGCGCCGTATCCGTTTCAAGCCGCTGGGCGGCCACGCCCTGCGATACCTGACGGTCACCGCCACGGTGTCCGTCTGTCTGGCCGTACCCGGTCTAGCCACCGCTGCGGTCCCGGTCATCGAACGGGTACCGGCGCCCACCCCCGACACCTCGGTCATCACCGTCAAGACCGGCGGGGATCGAACCGGCCCCGGAACCGACGGGGTCGCCGGGTTGGCGGGAGTCACCCTCGCCCTGTTCGACGATGAGGATGCCTCCGATCCGATCGGCGAGGACTGGGCCGAGTGCGTGTCGGACGGTGACGGGGACTGCAGTTTCGTCGTACCCGTCACCGGTGCCGATTCCGGGAATTTGGGAAGGCGGTTCTGGGTACGGCAGTTGGCCGCCCCGTCGGGGTGGGTGATGAACCCCCAATTGCGGGTGGGACCGGGCAGCGGATCGAATTCGATCGCGGCCGATTACCAGTTCGAGACTCCCCCGTTGGTCGCCGACGAAACCTACTATTCGACCTCGGACTTCATGTACAGCACCAGCAACAGTCTGTTGACGTCGTCCTTGGGGATCTGGCAACAAACCCGTGCCAACCCGCCGCTACCCGCGCGTTGCGGCATCGACGTCGCCGTGGTGCTTGACCTGTCGGCGTCGGTGGGCGGTCAGCTCCCCAATCTCAAACGGACCGCGGACACGTTGACCGACGCATTGACGGGCACCCCGTCTCGCATGGCGGTGTTCTCGTTCTCAGCGGATTCACCCAGCGTCGGCACCCAGAACCATCCCGAACCGCTATCGGTGTCCACCGAGGCCGATGCAGCGGAATTCAAGGCGCAGTATGCGGATTGGCCACTGGGCGCCGGCACCAACTGGGACCAGGCACTGTGGCGGGTCGCCGACGCCGATCCGGTCTACGACGTGGCGATCGTGATCACCGATGGGAATCCGACCAGGTACAGCACCGACCCGGTGGCAGGTGACGGCAGCCGCACCCACTTCAGGGATGTCGAAGCGGGTGTGTTCTCCGCCAACGCGCTCAAAGCCGAGGGCACACCGATCGTGGCCATGGGAGTCGGCACCGGAGTCTCCGGAGTGACGGGACTGAACCTCGCGGCCATATCGGGCCCGGAGAAGTACGACGGAACGAACGTCACCACGGCGGACTACTACCAGGAGTCGAGCTACAAGGCCGCCGGCCAGGCATTGCGTGAACTGGTGGCGCGGCAGTGCGAGGGCACTCTGTCGGTGATCAAGCAGATCGTTCCCTCCGGGAACTCCGGCGACGACGTGTCCGATTCGGAGAACGCGGGAGCGGGCTGGGAATTCACCGGAACGTCGCCCCAGGACATCGGTGGGTTGCCTTCGACTCAGACCACCACCGACGACGGAACCGGTTCGGTCAACTTCGATCTGACCTATCCCGCTGGCGTCACCTCGGCTGAGGTCACCGTCGCCGAGGCCCAACAGGACGGACACACGCTGGTGACTCCCGACGGGGCCAACGCGGTGTGCACCGACCTGGTGACCGGGGCGCCGGTGGCGATCGTCAACGGCGGTACGACCGAGCGGCCGTCGTTCACCGTGAACGTCGACAGTGGTGCCGCGATCAGTTGCCTCGTCTACAACAGGCCGCTCGAAGCGGCGGAGGTCACCGTCGACAAGGTTTGGCTGGTCGACGACACCGAATACCGGCACGGCGATCAACCCGCCGGGTTGGACGCGACGCTGACGCTGACCGGGCCGGGCGAGGCACCGGCGTCTACGCAACCGTGGGGTACCACTAGGGACGGTTTCACCAGCGGGGAAACCACGACCGTTGACGAACGGGTCGAGATCACCGACGACACCTGCCGATTCGTCAGTAGCGCGGTCACCGAGGCCGATGGGAGGCCGATCGACGAAGCACTGCCGTACACCGCGACACTGTCCGAAGGGGACAACCACTACACCGTCACCAATCGCATCGAATGTGGTGCTCAACTGACGCTGGTCAAGCAGCTCGACCGCGGAACCGGCACGGCCGACCCCACCGACTGGACGCTTCGAGCCGAAGGGCCGCAGTCGATCTCGGGGACCAGTGGCGGTGCCACCGTGACCGATGTTTGGGTACCCGTCGGCGAGTACCGGCTCTCCGAGTCCGACGGCCCACGCGGCTATCGAGCGGGCGAGTGGGAGTGTTCGGCCGCGAACGGGACGGTACCGAGTCCGAATGACACGGTCGGACTCGAACGGGGCGACCGGGTGGAATGCGTTATCACGAACGTCCACGTCGACGATTCCGGTGACGGCGACGGCGGTCCGGACGGGTTGCCGGTCACCGGTGACAGCGTGGTCCTGGTAGCCGCCACCGGCCTACTGGGGGCAGGACTGATCGCCGCCGGAATGGTGGCGATTCTCCGACTGCGTCGATGGAACGGTTGA
- a CDS encoding CGNR zinc finger domain-containing protein, whose amino-acid sequence MPHTMPLRGEPLPLDLVNTYWVDQGTPVDLFDSPAGLADWLTGHGLPAEPGDVASRLVETRDAIRATLTGEPDGPDRLNKVLAHGFQRWRVTVDGADLDSVTDRSWLAAWRCATEFARLLAERPERIRNCANPVCVLWFVDTSKNGRRRWCSMEACGNRAKAGRFHQRHRGDA is encoded by the coding sequence ATGCCGCACACGATGCCCCTGCGGGGCGAACCGCTCCCGCTCGACCTGGTCAACACGTACTGGGTCGACCAGGGCACACCCGTCGACCTGTTCGACTCCCCCGCCGGGCTGGCCGACTGGCTGACCGGCCACGGCCTCCCCGCCGAACCCGGGGACGTCGCCTCCCGGCTCGTCGAGACCCGCGACGCCATCCGCGCAACCCTCACCGGGGAGCCCGACGGCCCCGACCGGCTCAACAAGGTGCTGGCACACGGCTTTCAGCGCTGGCGGGTGACCGTGGACGGCGCGGACCTCGACAGCGTCACCGATCGAAGCTGGCTCGCGGCCTGGCGATGCGCCACCGAATTCGCCCGCCTACTGGCCGAACGACCCGAACGAATCCGCAACTGCGCCAACCCCGTGTGTGTCCTGTGGTTCGTCGACACCAGCAAGAACGGTCGACGCCGCTGGTGCTCGATGGAGGCCTGTGGGAACCGCGCCAAAGCCGGCCGGTTTCACCAACGCCACCGCGGCGACGCCTGA
- the rpmG gene encoding 50S ribosomal protein L33, producing the protein MAKATDVRPKITMACVECKERNYITRKNRRNDPDRMELKKYCARCDKHTPHRETR; encoded by the coding sequence GTGGCCAAGGCTACTGACGTTCGTCCCAAGATCACCATGGCGTGTGTCGAGTGCAAGGAACGTAACTACATCACCCGTAAGAACCGGCGCAACGACCCTGACCGCATGGAGCTGAAGAAGTACTGCGCTCGCTGCGACAAGCACACCCCGCACCGCGAAACCCGCTAA
- a CDS encoding alpha/beta fold hydrolase — MTIRHHTVNIDGLDIFYREAGDPANPTLVLLHGFPTSSSTYKALMAELSDGFHLIAPDFPGFGHSSAPPVEEWKYTFDNIAAVTGKLLDLIGVRKYAVYIHDYGAPVAFRLALADPKRITGIITQSGNAYEDGLTAFWGAAERFWADPDEANSGPIRDMVTFDAVEWQYRHGVPDPSLVDPDAIVADHAQLSRPGNADIQLALFLDYATNVAAYPAWQQYLRVHQPPVLAVWGRHDEIFGPDGARAFARDVPDAEIQLLDAGHFALQTRLDQIAALCRRFLERLSD, encoded by the coding sequence GTGACCATACGTCACCACACCGTCAACATCGACGGACTGGACATCTTCTACCGGGAGGCGGGAGACCCGGCCAACCCCACCCTGGTGCTGCTGCACGGCTTCCCGACCTCGTCGAGCACCTACAAGGCGCTGATGGCCGAACTGTCCGACGGCTTCCACCTGATCGCACCCGACTTCCCCGGCTTCGGACACAGCTCGGCGCCGCCGGTGGAGGAGTGGAAGTACACATTCGACAACATCGCGGCGGTCACCGGGAAACTTCTCGACCTGATCGGGGTACGCAAGTACGCCGTATACATCCACGACTACGGCGCCCCGGTCGCCTTCCGGCTCGCTCTGGCCGATCCGAAGCGCATCACCGGGATCATCACGCAGAGCGGCAACGCCTACGAGGATGGACTCACCGCCTTCTGGGGGGCCGCCGAACGCTTCTGGGCCGACCCCGACGAGGCCAACTCGGGACCGATCCGCGACATGGTCACCTTCGACGCCGTGGAATGGCAGTACCGCCACGGCGTGCCGGACCCGTCGTTGGTCGACCCCGACGCGATCGTGGCCGACCACGCGCAGCTGTCCCGGCCCGGCAACGCCGACATCCAACTGGCGTTGTTTCTCGACTACGCGACCAACGTCGCCGCCTACCCGGCATGGCAGCAGTACCTGCGGGTCCACCAGCCACCGGTGTTGGCGGTGTGGGGTCGCCACGACGAGATCTTCGGTCCCGACGGTGCTCGCGCCTTCGCACGCGACGTTCCCGACGCCGAGATCCAACTGCTGGACGCCGGACACTTCGCACTCCAAACCCGGCTGGACCAGATCGCCGCGCTGTGCCGCCGCTTCCTCGAGCGCCTGTCCGATTAG
- a CDS encoding TetR/AcrR family transcriptional regulator — translation MTDVTEQRADARRNRAAILNAAETLLAARGMSTTLDEIARSADVGAGTVYRHFPTKDALFSVVFTRRIDRLTEQVNLALTRDDPASALREFLGFAMADALRNQWLCLAMSEQQQWHENARSCLKERLTGRFAELVERAQAAEAIRNDIDSSVAFAAIPAYVAMVTALGPNPPDQQVEAVEALLWDGLRAAPAPRTKRKSIRNESRPDVEDRNETPGHCRMCGGSLASASTGRPARYCSSACRQRAHRRRAATGTPSG, via the coding sequence ATGACCGATGTGACCGAACAACGCGCCGACGCACGCCGCAATCGCGCGGCGATCCTGAACGCGGCCGAAACCCTACTGGCCGCACGCGGCATGTCGACGACGCTCGACGAGATCGCGCGGTCGGCAGACGTCGGCGCGGGCACCGTCTATCGGCACTTCCCCACCAAGGACGCCCTGTTCTCGGTGGTCTTCACTCGTCGAATCGACCGATTGACCGAACAGGTCAACCTGGCCCTCACGCGGGACGACCCGGCGAGCGCGCTGCGCGAATTCCTGGGTTTCGCGATGGCCGACGCACTCCGCAATCAATGGTTGTGCCTGGCGATGAGCGAGCAACAGCAGTGGCACGAGAACGCCAGATCCTGCCTGAAGGAACGACTGACCGGGCGCTTCGCCGAACTCGTCGAACGTGCCCAGGCCGCCGAGGCGATACGAAACGACATCGATTCGTCGGTCGCGTTCGCCGCCATCCCCGCGTATGTGGCGATGGTGACCGCGTTGGGCCCCAACCCTCCCGACCAGCAGGTCGAGGCGGTGGAGGCACTACTGTGGGACGGGTTGCGCGCCGCGCCAGCCCCTCGAACGAAACGAAAGTCGATACGTAACGAAAGTCGACCGGACGTCGAGGACCGTAACGAAACACCGGGCCACTGCCGGATGTGCGGTGGGTCGTTGGCGAGTGCGTCGACCGGACGTCCGGCCCGCTACTGCTCCTCGGCCTGTCGGCAGCGGGCGCATCGTCGGCGTGCCGCCACGGGAACACCCTCAGGCTGA
- a CDS encoding HPP family protein yields the protein MTTPSIRVRPRVIAALTRAAAATALLLPLAVITATTGMELLALPFAATAGIIALSPDAPAARPRAILLAHLLAAVAGLAVTGWLGPSVWAAVSAAVVIFMPMLLLRAVHPPAIATAALIGLTDPPVWFLISPVVTASLLLIAVGWLVGKVADGHDYPLDWR from the coding sequence ATGACCACTCCATCGATCCGGGTGCGACCGCGAGTGATCGCGGCACTGACCCGAGCGGCGGCGGCAACGGCGTTGTTGCTGCCGCTGGCGGTGATCACCGCGACCACCGGCATGGAGCTGCTCGCGCTGCCGTTCGCCGCCACCGCCGGAATCATCGCGCTGTCCCCCGACGCGCCCGCCGCGCGCCCGCGCGCCATCCTGCTGGCGCACCTGCTGGCGGCGGTCGCCGGACTGGCCGTCACCGGTTGGCTGGGACCGTCGGTGTGGGCGGCGGTCTCGGCAGCCGTGGTGATCTTCATGCCGATGCTGCTCCTGCGGGCGGTTCACCCGCCGGCGATAGCCACCGCGGCGCTCATCGGCTTGACCGACCCGCCGGTCTGGTTCCTCATCAGTCCGGTGGTGACCGCCAGCCTGTTGCTGATCGCGGTCGGCTGGCTGGTCGGCAAAGTCGCCGACGGCCACGACTATCCGCTCGACTGGCGTTGA
- a CDS encoding DUF4253 domain-containing protein — protein MSVDPFSHTIPSLSADGLPPGRLVGSPPTYWVSEETVEADAWELATAARSKTGLVPAFVVEHDLEESTPFGQPTSHIGQYDVDAVLRELWNDGLVYDGEIDPEMAELTAPFNGRWPGLSDALPFREDPDELLRQHVLFLAGENTQLLLTPAERNADIPGAMAWKGPVNYIQEPVEISVVLRSWEERFGTRILRIGFDTLELTVAAPPTTSEQALAVAAEHYAFCSDAIHQGYTDTETLAEYAETLLDDDRWKFWWD, from the coding sequence ATGTCTGTAGATCCCTTCAGCCACACCATACCGAGCCTGTCGGCCGACGGCCTGCCACCGGGACGTCTCGTCGGCTCACCTCCCACGTACTGGGTCAGCGAGGAGACGGTCGAGGCCGACGCCTGGGAACTGGCGACCGCCGCCCGGTCGAAGACCGGACTGGTGCCGGCCTTCGTCGTCGAACACGACCTCGAGGAATCCACCCCGTTCGGGCAACCGACATCGCACATCGGACAGTACGACGTCGACGCCGTACTGCGCGAGCTGTGGAACGACGGTCTCGTCTACGACGGTGAGATCGACCCGGAGATGGCCGAGTTGACCGCGCCGTTCAACGGCCGTTGGCCCGGCCTGTCGGACGCCCTGCCGTTTCGGGAGGATCCCGACGAACTGCTGCGCCAACACGTCCTGTTCCTGGCCGGTGAGAACACTCAACTGCTGTTGACGCCTGCCGAGCGCAACGCGGACATCCCCGGTGCGATGGCCTGGAAGGGGCCGGTCAACTACATTCAGGAGCCGGTCGAGATCTCAGTGGTACTGCGCAGCTGGGAGGAAAGGTTCGGTACCCGGATCCTGCGCATCGGGTTCGACACCCTGGAGCTGACCGTCGCCGCGCCGCCGACCACCTCGGAGCAGGCGCTCGCGGTGGCCGCCGAGCACTACGCGTTCTGCTCGGACGCCATTCACCAGGGCTACACCGATACCGAGACCCTCGCCGAGTACGCCGAGACGCTCCTCGACGACGACCGGTGGAAGTTCTGGTGGGACTGA